The Populus trichocarpa isolate Nisqually-1 chromosome 2, P.trichocarpa_v4.1, whole genome shotgun sequence genome has a window encoding:
- the LOC7468713 gene encoding protein DETOXIFICATION 41, translated as MGEESGYRPLLLGPDSRLTDLSSGAIEEFLEHGPVPFRWWPRLVAWESRVLWLLSGSSIIVSVATFMLSFVTQMFSGHLGALELAGASIANVGIQGLAYGIMLGMASAVQTVCGQAYGAKKYSSMGIICQKAIILHLGAAFLLTFLYWFSGPVLRGIGQSDSIAEQGQIFARGLIPQLYAFALSCPMQRFLQAQNIVNPLAYMSVGVFLLHILLSWIVVYVLEYGLLGAALTLSFSWWLFVIINALYIVLSPSCKETWTGLSISAFTGIWPYFKLTVSSAVMLCLEIWYSQGLVLISGLLPNPTISLDSISICMNYLNWDMQFMLGLSAATSVRIGNELGAGHPKVAKFSVIVVNATSIIISIIFSAIVLSFRVGLSRLFTSDTAVIDAVSNLTPLLAISVFLNGIQPILSGVAIGSGWQAIVAYVNLATYYVIGLPIGCVLGFKTSLGVVGIWSGMITGVFLQTVTLIMLTVRTNWNAEVEKAAERLNVSANEEFSSLVDTI; from the exons ATGGGCGAAGAATCAGGGTATCGGCCATTGTTATTAGGACCCGACTCCCGTCTTACAGATTTGTCATCTGGTGCAATTGAAGAATTCTTGGAGCACGGGCCTGTGCCTTTCCGATGGTGGCCGCGTCTTGTTGCATGGGAGTCAAGGGTCCTTTGGCTCCTATCTGGCTCATCTATCATTGTTTCCGTGGCCACTTTCATGCTTAGTTTCGTGACCCAGATGTTTTCAGGGCATTTGGGTGCATTAGAGCTTGCTGGGGCATCTATTGCCAATGTAGGGATTCAGGGTCTTGCTTATGGAATAATG TTGGGAATGGCCAGTGCCGTGCAAACTGTCTGCGGCCAAGCCTATGGAGCCAAAAAGTACTCTTCAATGGGCATCATTTGCCAAAAAGCAATTATATTGCACTTGGGAGCAGCTTTCCTCCTCACATTCCTTTATTGGTTTTCGGGACCAGTGCTGCGAGGTATAGGGCAATCTGACAGCATAGCAGAGCAGGGCCAGATTTTCGCTCGTGGCCTGATACCTCAGCTATATGCATTTGCATTGAGCTGCCCTATGCAGAGGTTTCTCCAAGCTCAGAACATAGTAAACCCTCTAGCATACATGTCTGTTGGGGTATTCCTGCTCCACATTCTTCTTTCGTGGATCGTTGTTTATGTGCTGGAATACGGTCTCCTAGGAGCAGCTCTAACACTGAGTTTCTCTTGGTGGTTGTTTGTCATCATAAATGCGCTTTACATTGTCCTGAGCCCATCTTGCAAGGAAACCTGGACTGGCTTGTCTATCAGTGCTTTCACAGGAATATGGCCTTATTTTAAGCTTACAGTCTCCTCTGCTGTCATGCTTTG TTTGGAGATATGGTACAGCCAAGGACTGGTGCTTATATCAGGACTTCTCCCTAATCCAACAATATCACTGGACTCTATTTCTATTTG CATGAACTACTTGAACTGGGACATGCAATTTATGCTAGGCCTAAGTGCTGCTACCAG CGTTCGAATAGGCAATGAGCTTGGAGCAGGTCATCCGAAAGTAGCGAAATTCTCGGTGATAGTGGTGAATGCCACTAGCATAATTATTAGTATAATTTTCAGTGCAATCGTTCTGAGTTTTCGAGTTGGATTAAGCAGACTCTTTACAAGTGACACTGCGGTTATAGATGCAGTTTCTAATTTGACTCCCCTGCTTGCCATCTCCGTTTTTTTAAATGGCATTCAGCCTATACTCTCAG GTGTGGCCATTGGGAGTGGATGGCAAGCTATTGTAGCTTATGTTAACCTAGCCACGTATTATGTAATTGGTCTTCCAATTGGATGTGTTCTTGGCTTCAAAACCAGTTTAGGAGTTGTT GGGATTTGGTCGGGGATGATCACTGGAGTTTTCTTGCAAACAGTAACTTTAATTATGCTTACTGTCAGAACAAACTGGAATGCTGAG GTTGAAAAAGCAGCAGAACGTTTGAATGTTTCAGCTAACGAAGAGTTCTCCAGCTTGGTGGATACCATTTAG
- the LOC7468714 gene encoding protein NPG1 produces MVRSQSADSSEYEDQTPSREVWANGICMKTSEVEAKLDEGNIQEAESSLREGLSLNFEEARALLGRLEYQRGNVEAALHVFDGIDLQVAIQRLQPSFSEKQPSRKGRSRGDSQHAVSQHSASLVLEAIYLKAKSLQKLGRLNDAAHECKRVLDAVEKIFHQGIPDVQVDNRLQDTVRQAVELLPELWKQAGCYHEAMSAYRRALLSQWNLDDDNCSRIQKAFAVFLMHSGVEAGPPSLAAQVDGSYVPKHNLEEAILLLMILVRKFYLGKIVWDPSVLEHLTFALSLCGQTFVLAKELEEIMPGVFHRVDRWNTLALCYSAVGQNKAALNLLRKSLHKHEQPDDLIALLLAAKICSEDCHLAAEGVGYAQRAITNAQGRNEHLKGVAIRMLGLCSGKQATTSPSDFERSRLQSEALKLLDAAISLEKNNPDLLFELGMLYAEQRNLNTALRYAKRFIDATGGSLLKGWRLLAQILSAQQRFSEAEVVIDAALDETAKWEQGPLLRLKAKLKTSQSLPMDAIETYRYLLALVQAQRKSFGPLRSVSQAGDDRVNEYEVWHGLADLYSRLSHWKDMEVCLGKARELKQYSAEVLYTEGVMLQGRGQVEEAMSAYINALLLDPSFVRCKILIGALLSKRDSNALPVARSILSDALKIEPTNRMAWYYLGIIHRVDGRIADAADCFQAASMLEESDPIENFSSIL; encoded by the exons ATGGTAAGGAGCCAATCTGCTGATTCCAGTGAGTATGAGGATCAGACACCTTCTCGAGAAGTTTGGGCAAATGGGATTTGCATGAAAACTAGTGAAGTTGAAGCAAAGCTTGATGAGGGAAATATTCAAGAGGCAGAGTCTTCCTTACGTGAAGGGTTATCGCTAAATTTTGAG GAAGCAAGAGCCCTTCTTGGAAGGTTGGAGTATCAACGAGGAAATGTAGAAGCAGCCCTTCATGTGTTTGACGGCATTGATCTCCAGGTTGCTATACAGCGACTGCAACCATCCTTTTCTGAAAAACAGCCTTCTAGGAAGGGTCGTTCTCGTGGTGACTCACAGCATGCAGTATCACAGCATTCTGCTAGCCTGGTGCTTGAAGCAATATACTTAAAAGCAAAATCTCTTCAAAAGCTTGGGAGGTTAAATG ATGCTGCTCATGAATGTAAAAGGGTGCTTGATGCTGTGGAGAAGATATTCCATCAGGGCATACCTGATGTGCAAGTAGACAACAGATTGCAAGATACTGTTCGTCAAGCTGTAGAGCTCCTTCCAGAGCTCTGGAAGCAGGCGGGTTGCTATCATGAAGCAATGTCAGCTTACAGACGTGCTCTCCTTAGTCAATGGAACCTTGACGATGATAACTGTTCAAGGATTCAAAAAGCATTTGCAGTGTTTTTGATGCACAGTGGAGTGGAGGCTGGTCCACCCAGCTTAGCTGCACAGGTTGATGGTTCCTATGTTCCTAAACACAATCTGGAAGAGGCAATTTTACTCTTGATGATTCTTGTTAGGAAATTTTACCTTGGTAAGATTGTATGGGACCCATCAGTTTTGGAGCACCTTACATTTGCACTATCTCTATGTGGCCAAACTTTTGTTTTGGCGAAGGAACTTGAGGAGATCATGCCCGGGGTGTTTCATCGTGTTGACCGTTGGAATACTTTAGCTCTTTGTTACAGTGCAGTAGGACAGAACAAAGCAGCTTTAAACCTTTTGAGGAAGTCTCTACACAAACATGAACAACCTGATGATCTCATTGCACTCTTGTTGGCTGCCAAGATCTGCAGCGAAGATTGTCATCTTGCCGCAGAGGGTGTGGGATATGCACAAAGAGCTATTACTAATGCTCAAGGGCGCAATGAGCATCTAAAAGGTGTGGCCATTCGAATGCTAGGTCTTTGTTCGGGAAAGCAGGCTACTACTTCTCCATCTGATTTTGAAAGGTCCCGTCTTCAGTCTGAAGCCTTGAAATTATTGGATGCTGCAATATCTTTGGAGAAAAACAATCCTGATCTGCTTTTTGAGTTGGGAATGCTGTATGCAGAGCAACGGAATTTGAATACTGCTCTGCGCTATGCAAAGCGGTTCATTGATGCAACTGGTGGCTCTTTGCTAAAAGGCTGGAGGTTACTTGCTCAGATTTTGTCTGCTCAGCAGCGATTCTCAGAGGCTGAGGTGGTAATTGATGCTGCTTTGGACGAGACTGCAAAATGGGAGCAAGGACCATTGCTTAGGCTGAAAGCAAAATTGAAGACCTCCCAGTCTCTGCCCATGGATGCAATTGAAACTTACCGCTACCTTCTTGCATTGGTTCAAGCACAAAGGAAGTCTTTTGGTCCTCTTAGAAGTGTTTCTCAG GCTGGGGATGATAGAGTGAATGAATATGAAGTTTGGCATGGCCTAGCTGATTTGTATTCTCGGCTTTCACATTGGAAGGACATGGAGGTGTGTCTGGGAAAAGCCAGAGAGTTGAAACAGTACTCTGCAGAAGTTCTTTACACAGAAG GTGTTATGCTCCAAGGACGTGGACAAGTTGAAGAAGCCATGTCTGCTTATATTAATGCTCTTTTATTAGACCCATCATTTGTGCGTTGCAAGATACTGATTGGTGCCTTGTTATCCAAGAGGGACTCCAATGCATTGCCTGTTGCAAGAAGCATACTCTCAGATGCCTTGAAGATAGAACCTACCAACCGAATGGCTTGGTATTACCTGGGGATAATTCATAGAGTTGATGGACGGATAGCTGATGCCGCAGACTGCTTCCAAGCAGCCTCCATGCTTGAAGAATCTGATCCCATTGAAAACTTCAGTTCTATTCTTTGA
- the LOC7468715 gene encoding polyamine oxidase 2 — MDSGFKSNRPQLRRGLCYSNEGRGQARSPSVIVIGGGIAGVAAARALHDASFQVVLLESRDRLGGRVHTDFSFGFPVDLGASWLHGVCKENPLAPLIGRLGLPLYRTSGDNSVLYDHDLESYALFDMDGNQVPQELVTKVGEAFENILKETDKVRLENNEDMSILRAFSIVFERRPDLRLEGLALKVLQWYLCRMEGWFAADSETISLKCWDQEELLPGGHGLMVRGYLPVINTLAKGLDIRLSHRVKKIVRRYNGVKVTVEDGSTFMADAAVVAVPLGVLKSKTITFEPELPDWKEKAIKDLGVGIENKIVLNFDHVFWPNVEFLGVVAETSYGCSYFLNLHKATGHPVLVYMPAGKLARDIEKMSDEAAANFAFTQLKKILPDASAPIKYLVSRWGSDINSLGSYSYDTVGKSHDLYERLRIPIDNLFFAGEATSISYPGSVHGAFSTGLMAAEACRMRVLERYGELDIFQPVMGEEATVSVPLLISRM, encoded by the exons ATGGATTCTGGATTCAAGAGTAATCGCCCTCAGTTACGTAGAG GTTTATGTTACTCAAACGAGGGGAGGGGGCAAGCAAGATCTCCGTCAGTGATAGTGATAGGCGGTGGAATTGCCGGAGTGGCAGCCGCACGTGCCTTGCATGACGCTTCATTCCAGGTTGTCTTGTTAGAATCAAGAGACAGGCTTGGTGGTCGAGTTCATACCGATTTCTCTTTTGGTTTTCCTGTCGACCTCGGCGCATCTTG GTTGCATGGGGTGTGCAAAGAGAATCCGTTGGCACCGTTGATTGGGAGGTTAGGACTACCCCTGTATCGTACCAGTGGTGATAACTCTGTCTTGTATGACCATGATCTTGAAAG CTATGCACTGTTTGATATGGATGGGAACCAAGTTCCACAAGAATTGGTCACCAAAGTTGGCGAAGCATTTGAGAATATCTTAAAGGAG ACAGATAAAGTAAGACTTGAAAACAATGAAGACATGTCTATACTCCGTGCTTTCtcaattgtttttgaaagaaGACCAGATTTAAG GTTGGAGGGGCTTGCCCTTAAGGTGCTTCAGTGGTATTTATGCAGAATGGAAGGATGGTTTGCTGCTGATTCTGAGACAATATCACTTAAATGCTGGGATCAG GAAGAACTGCTCCCTGGAGGTCATGGGCTTATGGTGAGGGGCTACCTTCCTGTTATAAACACTCTTGCCAAAGGTCTTGACATTCGCTTGAGCCACAG ggtgaaaaaaatagtaaggCGTTATAATGGAGTGAAGGTAACAGTGGAAGATGGGAGCACATTTATGGCCGATGCTGCTGTTGTTGCTGTTCCTCTTGGTGTGCTGAAATCCaagaccataacttttgaaccTGAACTTCCGGATTGGAAGGAAAAAGCCATCAAGGACCTTGGAGTTGGGATTGAGAATAAGATTGTGTTGAACTTTGACCATGTGTTCTGGCCAAATGTAGAGTTCTTGGGTGTGGTTGCAGAGACATCTTATGGCTGCAGCTACTTCCTGAATCTTCACAAGGCAACTGGTCACCCTGTCCTTGTTTATATGCCTGCAGGGAAGCTGGCCAGGGACATTGAGAAAATGTCTGATGAAGCTGCTGCTAATTTTGCTTTTACACAACTCAAGAAGATCCTTCCTGATGCATCTGCACCG ATTAAGTATCTTGTTTCTCGGTGGGGCTCAGATATCAACTCACTTGGTTCTTATAGCTATGATACAGTAGGCAAATCCCATGATCTGTATGAGAGGCTAAGGATCCCAATAGATAACCTATTCTTTGCAGGAGAGGCTACAAGCATTAGCTACCCAGGGTCAGTGCATGGTGCGTTCTCGACTGGATTGATGGCCGCAGAAGCTTGCAGGATGCGTGTTCTGGAGCGTTATGGAGAGTTGGACATATTTCAGCCAGTCATGGGCGAGGAGGCAACGGTGTCTGTCCCGCTCTTGATCTCCCGAATGTAA